The Eggerthella guodeyinii sequence CTCCGCCGAACTTCGCCCGCACGGTACCCGGGTCGATATCCAGCTCGTCATGCACGACGATGAGATGCTCGGCATCCACGCCGTACGCGTTCATGAGCTGCTTCACCGGCCCGCCCGACGTGTTCATGTAGCTCTGCGGCTTGGCCAGCACCAGGTCGTGGTCGCGATACACGCCCTTCGACGTGAGCGCACCGCACTCCGTCTTCCAGTAGCGCGCGCCCACCTCGTCGGCGATGAGATCCACCGTGTCGAACCCGGCGTTGTGCCGTGTATGCTCGTATTCCGCGCCCGGATTCCCCAGGCCCACGATCAAAAACATGAGAACCAGCTTTCCACTCGCAAGTCGTTCGTACATTCAGCGAGAAAGGCCGTGGTGCCCGAGATTCGTGGGATGGCGGAGGCGAAGCGCGCCCCGAAGGAAGTCCCCGCAGGGGATACTTCGGTACGCGAGCTTTCGCCATCGCGCGAAGATTGGGCGCCACGGCCTTTCGCAGCGTCGGCCCGTTCCGCTGTTCGTAGAACAGCGGAACCCCCTACTCGAACAGCGACGCGACGGAGCCGTTGTTGTAGACGTTGCTGATGGTCTTCGCGAACAGCGGGCCCACGGACAGCACCTTCACCTTGCCGGTCTGGCGCTCGAGCGGCACGGGCACCGTGTTCGTCACCACGACCTCCTCGATGATGGAGTTCGCGATGCGATCGTACGCCGGGCCGCTGAACAGGCCGTGCGTGGCGCACGCGTACACCTTCTCGGCACCCTTCGC is a genomic window containing:
- the pth gene encoding aminoacyl-tRNA hydrolase; this translates as MFLIVGLGNPGAEYEHTRHNAGFDTVDLIADEVGARYWKTECGALTSKGVYRDHDLVLAKPQSYMNTSGGPVKQLMNAYGVDAEHLIVVHDELDIDPGTVRAKFGGGHAGHNGLRSICDKLGTRDWYRVRVGIGRPPGRMPVVDWVLSQPKKDAADDFVQATDRGAQAALSLVQVGLEKTQQAFN